The genomic stretch CCTGGTGGCGGCCAGCTTCCGCACCCGCCAGGACTACCTGTCGACCAGCCCGCTGCGGCCGCCGGCCGACCCGACCGGCGAGAACTACACGACGGTCTTCGACGGCGGCTTCCTGACCTACCTGGTCAACACCGCGGTGGTCACGGTGGCCACCGTGGCGATCGTGGTCGGGCTGTGCGTCCCCGCGGCGTACGCGATCGCCCGGAACACCGGTCGGCTGGTGCAGCGCACCTTCTCCGTCATGCTGATCGGCCTGGCCATCCCGGCGCAGGCGACGATCATCCCGGTGTACCTGCTCATCACCCAGATGCGGCTCTACGACACCCTGCTGGCGATCATCCTGCCGACGGCGGCCTACGCCATGCCGGTGGCGCTGCTGGTGATGACCAACAGCCTGCGCGACGTCCCCAAGGAGCTGTACGAGGCCCAGACCCTCGACGGCGCCGGGCCCTTCGCCGTGCTGCGCAGCCTGGTGCTGCCGCTGGCCAAGCCGGCGATCACCACCATCTCGGTGTTCACCGCGCTGAACGCCTGGAACGGCTTCCTCTTCCCCCTGGTGCTCACCCAGTCCAAGGACACCCGGGTGCTCACGCTGGGCCTGTGGGACTTCCAGGGGCAGTTCGGCACCAACGTGCCCGGCCTGCTGGCGGCTGTCACGCTGTCGGTCGTCCCGATCTTCCTGCTGTACCTGTTCGGTCGGCGCTACCTGCTGGGCGGTCTGACGGCCGGCTTCGGCAAGTGACCGCCCGGTACACCTCCTGATCCACCAGCACTCGAGAGGACACTCCCTGATGACCGACCTGAAGCCCACGCGTGCGGACAAGTTCACCTTCGGGCTCTGGACCGTCGGCTGGCCGGCCGCCGACCCGTTCGGCACCGCCACCCGTGCGCCGGTCGACGTGGTCGAGTCGGTCCACCGCCTCGCCGAGATGGGTGCCTACGGCGTCACCTTCCACGACGACGACGTGATCCCGTTCGGCAGCGACACCGCCGCCCGCGACGCGCACATCAAGCGCTTCCGCGCCGCCATCGACGAGACCGGCCTGGTCGTCCCGATGGTGACGACGAACCTGTTCACCCACCCGGTGTTCAAGGAGGGCGGGCTCACCGCCAACGACCGCGAGGTGCGTCGCTACGCGATGCGCAAGGTCATGCGGAACATGGACCTGGCCGCCGAGCTCGGCGCCCAGACCTACGTGCTGTGGGGTGGGCGTGAGGGCGCCGAGGTCGACATGGCCAAGGACCTCATCGCCGCGCTGGACCGGTACGCCGAGGCGATCGACACCCTGGCCGCCTACTCCGAGGCCCGCGGCTACGGCCTGCGCTTCGCGCTGGAGCCCAAGCCCAACGAGCCCCGCGGCGACATCTTCCTGCCCACCATCGGGCACGCGCTGGGCTTCATCGCCAAGCTCGAGCACTCGCACCTGGTGGGGCTCAACCCGGAGACCGGGCACGAGCAGATGGCCAACCTGAACTTCACCCACGGCATCGCCGAGGCGCTGTGGGCGGGCAAGCTGTTCCACATCGACCTCAACGGCCAGCACGGGCCGAAGTTCGACCAGGACCTGGTCTTCGGCCACGGCGACCTGCTGCAGGCCTTCTCCACCGTCGACCTGCTGGAGAACGGCGGCGTCGACGGGGCCCCGGCCTACGACGGCCCGCGGCACTTCGACTACAAGCCGCTGCGCACCGAGGACATGGACGGCGTGTGGCGCTCGGCCGCGGCCAACATCCGCACCTACCTCCTGCTCAAGGAGCGGGCCGCGGCCTTCCGCGCCGACCCCGAGGTGCAGGAGGCGCTGGCCGCCGCCCGCGTGCCCGAGCTGCGCCAGTCCACCCTCGGCGCCGGTGAGAGCTTCGAGGACCTGCTGGCCGACCGTTCGGCGTTCGAGGACTTCGACGCCGAGGCCGTGGCCAAGCGCGGCGCCGGCGTGGTCCGCGTCGACCAGCTGATGATCGAGCACCTGCTCGGCGCTCGCTGATCGCATCGGGCCGGGCTGGGGCGAGGAGAGGACTGACGTGACGTTGGTGGCGGGGGTCGACTCGTCGACCCAGTCGTGCAAGGTCGTCGTGCGCGACGCCGAGAGCGGCGCCCTGGTCCGTGAGGGCCGGGCGTCGCACCCCGACGGCACGGAGGTCGATCCCGCCGCCTGGGAGGCGGCGCTGCGGGAGGCGATCGACTCGGCCGGTGGGCTGGGTGACGTCGCCGCGGTCGCCGTCGGCGGCCAGCAGCACGGCATGGTCTGCCTCGACGACGCCGGCCAGGTCGTGCGCCCGGCCCTGCTGTGGAACGACACCCGGTCGGCCGGCGCCGCCACCGACCTCATCGCCGAGCTCGGCGACGGGGACGACGGCGCCGGCCGCCGGGCCTGGGCGGACGCGGTCGGCCTGGTCCCGGTGGCCTCGTTCACCGTCACCAAGCTGCGCTGGCTCGCCCAGCACGAGCCGGACAACGCCGCGCGGACGGCGGCGGTCGCGCTGCCGCACGACTGGCTGACCTGGAAGCTGGCCGGCTCGCCGGGCCTGGACGCGCTGGTCACCGACCGGGGCGACGCCAGCGGTACGGGCTACTGGTCGCCGTTCACCGGCGACTACCGCACCGACCTGCTGGAGCGGGCCCTCGGGCACGCGCCGGTGCTGCCGCGCGTGCTGGGCCCGGCCGAGCGTGCCGGGCAGGTGGCCGCCGGTGCGCTGGCCGCCGACGGTGGTGCGCTGCTCGGCCCCGGTAGTGGCGACAACGCCGCGGCGGCGTTGGGCATCAACGCCGAGCCGGGGGACGTCGTCCTCTCCATCGGCACCTCCGGGGTGGTCTCCACGGTCTCCACCACCCCCTCGGCGGACCCCTCGGGCACCGTCGCCGGGTTCGCCGACGCCACCGGCAACTTCCTGCCCCTGGTGGTCACGCTGAACGCCGCCCGGGTGCTCGACGCCACCGCGCGGCTGCTCGGGGTCGACCACGACGAGCTCTCCCGGCTGGCGCTCACCGCACCGGCCGGCTCCGGCGGGCTGGTGATGGTCCCGTACCTGGAGGGGGAGCGGACCCCGGACCGCCCGCACGCCACCGGCGCCCTGCACGGCCTCACGCTGGCCACGAGCGACCCCGCGCACCTGGCGCGGGCCGCCGTCGAGGGGCTGCTGTGCGGCCTGGCCGACGGCCTGGAGGCGATCGCCGCCCTCGGCAACCCGGTCCGCCGGGTGCTGCTGGTCGGCGGCGGCGCGCGGTCGGAGGCGGTGCGCCGCCTCGCCCCCGCGGTGCTGGGTGTGCCGGTGCTCGTCCCCCCGCCGGGGGAGTACGTCGCCGACGGCGCCGCCCGCCAGGCAGCCTGGACCCTCGCCGGCGGCGACACCCCGCCGGTCTGGCCCACCACGAGCACCGAGACCTACGAGGCCGACGCGGTCCCGCACGTGCGGGAGCGCTACGCCGAGGTCCGGGACATGACCGCCGCGCGGGTGTGACCCGCGCGACGTCCGGCACCCGTCAGGGTGCATGATCAACCCTGCACCACCGTGACCCACCCCACTCGGATCGTCCGGCACGTTCCTGCCGGTAGGAGGACCACAATGGCGTCTGTCACCTACGACCACGCGACCCGTCTCTACGCCGGGGCCCAGCGCCCCGCGGTGGACGCGATCAACCTGGAGATCGAGGACGGGGAGTTCCTCGTGCTCGTCGGCCCCTCGGGCTGCGGGAAGTCCACCTCGCTGCGCATGCTCGCGGGCCTGGAGGAGATCGACGGCGGGCGCATCCTGATCGGCGGGCGGGACGTCACCGACGTCCCCGCCAAGGACCGCGACATCGCCATGGTGTTCCAGAACTACGCGCTCTACCCGCACATGACCGTGGCGGACAACATGGGCTTCGCGCTCAAGATGGCCGGCGTGAGCAAGGAGGACCGTCGCTCCCGGGTGGAGGAGGCGGCCCGTCTGCTGGACCTCGAGCCCTACCTGGACCGCAAGCCGAAGGCGCTGTCCGGTGGCCAGCGGCAGCGCGTCGCCATGGGCCGTGCCATCGTCCGCAGCCCGCAGGTGTTCCTGATGGACGAGCCGCTGTCCAACCTCGACGCCAAGCTGCGCGTGCAGACCCGCACCCAGATCGCCTCGCTGCAGCGCCGCCTGGGCGTCACCACGGTCTACGTCACCCACGACCAGACCGAGGCCATGACCATGGGCGACCGGGTCGCCGTGCTCAAGGACGGGCTGCTCATGCAGGTCGGCAAGCCCCGCGAGCTCTACGACCAGCCCAAGAACGTCTTCGTGGCCGGCT from Modestobacter roseus encodes the following:
- a CDS encoding carbohydrate ABC transporter permease; translation: MAQTAVNPETISAQPPSAQPSGRRRGSAGGRREKPNYLAGALATLWLVIVAVPLYYLVAASFRTRQDYLSTSPLRPPADPTGENYTTVFDGGFLTYLVNTAVVTVATVAIVVGLCVPAAYAIARNTGRLVQRTFSVMLIGLAIPAQATIIPVYLLITQMRLYDTLLAIILPTAAYAMPVALLVMTNSLRDVPKELYEAQTLDGAGPFAVLRSLVLPLAKPAITTISVFTALNAWNGFLFPLVLTQSKDTRVLTLGLWDFQGQFGTNVPGLLAAVTLSVVPIFLLYLFGRRYLLGGLTAGFGK
- the xylA gene encoding xylose isomerase encodes the protein MTDLKPTRADKFTFGLWTVGWPAADPFGTATRAPVDVVESVHRLAEMGAYGVTFHDDDVIPFGSDTAARDAHIKRFRAAIDETGLVVPMVTTNLFTHPVFKEGGLTANDREVRRYAMRKVMRNMDLAAELGAQTYVLWGGREGAEVDMAKDLIAALDRYAEAIDTLAAYSEARGYGLRFALEPKPNEPRGDIFLPTIGHALGFIAKLEHSHLVGLNPETGHEQMANLNFTHGIAEALWAGKLFHIDLNGQHGPKFDQDLVFGHGDLLQAFSTVDLLENGGVDGAPAYDGPRHFDYKPLRTEDMDGVWRSAAANIRTYLLLKERAAAFRADPEVQEALAAARVPELRQSTLGAGESFEDLLADRSAFEDFDAEAVAKRGAGVVRVDQLMIEHLLGAR
- the xylB gene encoding xylulokinase is translated as MTLVAGVDSSTQSCKVVVRDAESGALVREGRASHPDGTEVDPAAWEAALREAIDSAGGLGDVAAVAVGGQQHGMVCLDDAGQVVRPALLWNDTRSAGAATDLIAELGDGDDGAGRRAWADAVGLVPVASFTVTKLRWLAQHEPDNAARTAAVALPHDWLTWKLAGSPGLDALVTDRGDASGTGYWSPFTGDYRTDLLERALGHAPVLPRVLGPAERAGQVAAGALAADGGALLGPGSGDNAAAALGINAEPGDVVLSIGTSGVVSTVSTTPSADPSGTVAGFADATGNFLPLVVTLNAARVLDATARLLGVDHDELSRLALTAPAGSGGLVMVPYLEGERTPDRPHATGALHGLTLATSDPAHLARAAVEGLLCGLADGLEAIAALGNPVRRVLLVGGGARSEAVRRLAPAVLGVPVLVPPPGEYVADGAARQAAWTLAGGDTPPVWPTTSTETYEADAVPHVRERYAEVRDMTAARV
- a CDS encoding ABC transporter ATP-binding protein — translated: MASVTYDHATRLYAGAQRPAVDAINLEIEDGEFLVLVGPSGCGKSTSLRMLAGLEEIDGGRILIGGRDVTDVPAKDRDIAMVFQNYALYPHMTVADNMGFALKMAGVSKEDRRSRVEEAARLLDLEPYLDRKPKALSGGQRQRVAMGRAIVRSPQVFLMDEPLSNLDAKLRVQTRTQIASLQRRLGVTTVYVTHDQTEAMTMGDRVAVLKDGLLMQVGKPRELYDQPKNVFVAGFIGSPAMNLFDLDVVDGGVSFGDTVYPVPRELLGQAAGKVTVGIRPEDVEFSDHGLTVEVDVVEVLGADAYVYGRTKLGDGEHDIIARADGRTPPQKGDVMHVSPRRGHVHLFDSTSGERIG